In Amia ocellicauda isolate fAmiCal2 chromosome 5, fAmiCal2.hap1, whole genome shotgun sequence, a genomic segment contains:
- the LOC136750627 gene encoding RING finger protein 222: protein MSAGESQSPREGLNSDECPVCYESLQTSKRKLSCGHVFCHDCLAKTLSSANKDGTITRESINCPMCRHLTFLIKQPLHTCTQDEQTLQVHVCRPSTSDPSCVVQPPASHHLAQFFGPASLDSSVSRPTITADFQIFTISGQGRPMGAEDVFTVGGQAVVLGRRRGARCCPVARSVVGVVILALVMAAIIVAIPWIEPR from the coding sequence ATGTCTGCAGGCGAGAGCCAGTCTCCCCGAGAGGGGTTGAACTCTGATGAGTGTCCCGTGTGCTATGAGAGCCTCCAGACCTCCAAGAGGAAACTGAGCTGCGGACACGTCTTCTGCCACGACTGCCTGGCCAAGACACTGTCCAGCGCCAACAAAGATGGGACCATCACCCGAGAGAGCATCAACTGCCCCATGTGCAGGCACCTGACTTTTCTCATCAAACAGCCCTTGCACACCTGCACCCAGGACGAGCAGACTCTGCAGGTCCATGTCTGTCGTCCGTCCACATCAGATCCGTCCTGTGTCGTCCAACCACCAGCCTCGCATCACCTCGCCCAGTTTTTCGGACCGGCCTCTTTGGACAGCTCCGTCTCCAGACCTACCATCACAGCTGATTTTCAGATTTTTACCATTAGTGGCCAAGGTCGACCCATGGGGGCTGAGGACGTGTTCACAGTGGGCGGGCAGGCTGTCGTACTAGGACGCAGAAGAGGAGCGAGGTGCTGCCCGGTTGCCCGCTCTGTGGTTGGCGTGGTTATTTTGGCACTGGTGATGGCAGCAATAATTGTCGCAATACCTTGGATAGAACCGCGGTAG